A part of Crassostrea angulata isolate pt1a10 chromosome 5, ASM2561291v2, whole genome shotgun sequence genomic DNA contains:
- the LOC128184945 gene encoding uncharacterized protein LOC128184945: MDFFHVKMLTVFSLIFFMNVHINRGYNTTCPLPRKCTKSYRSNHFNEIICTECLPGYYGSCCNYTCRYPNYGKECQSECMCDEENYNHIIGYVQRTSNETFWTTNPPLNKTKTNITYVLHEHTTFKKELYLSYQEDESWHKNKVLFYFIIGLLFIAVLLVCLHIILCFVD, encoded by the exons atggatttttttcatgtgaaaaTGTTGACAGTTTTTAGcttgattttctttatgaacGTGCATATCAATAGAGGTTATAATACAACATGTCCACT ACCGCGAAAATGCACTAAAAGTTACCGTTCTAATCACTTTAATGAAATCATCTGCACAG AGTGTTTACCAGGGTATTATGGATCCTGTTGTAATTACACATGCCGATATCCTAACTACGGAAAAGAATGTCAGTCAGAATGTATGTGTGATGAAGAAAACTACAATCATATCATAGGATATGTACAGAGAA CCTCAAATGAGACCTTTTGGACGACTAATCCTCCgttgaacaaaacaaaaacaaatataacgTATGTTTTACATGAACATACAACTTTTAAGAAag aattgtatCTTTCATACCAAGAGGACGAATCATGGCATAAAAACAAAGTGTTGTTCTATTTCATAATAGGACTTTTATTTATAGCGGTGTTATTGGTGTGTCTCCATATTATACTATGTTTTGTGGATTGA